The Felis catus isolate Fca126 chromosome X, F.catus_Fca126_mat1.0, whole genome shotgun sequence genome includes a region encoding these proteins:
- the LOC123383280 gene encoding olfactory receptor 13H1-like — protein sequence MVAVYLITLVGNSLILVMVRVDDQLLTPMYFFLSNLSFLDICYSSNSVPFLLFNGLKDDPTIFYTSCYGQMTITIFLGMTECLLLAIMVYDRFIAISNPLCYTIIMNNQVCIQLAMVTWATAFLLAIILIIAIPAHFCGCNVINQFTCEVQALLKLTGSNTPVRLILGLVIGIFTLPLPFIFILISYTRIVVVMLRIHSAEGRLKVFSTYRSHLTVVTIFYGTAIYMYLKPQLRESQAQGKVISAFYGVVTSMLNPLIYTLRNKDEEVRQGSLWREKYVTSGSGEQAPGKFLTRNQDWMNRKSNCFDYYSFVVYLEILDRDTSSFVLLPQGYFGYSRSFVVPYKL from the exons ATGGTAGCAGTTTACCTGATCACATTGGTGGGTAACAGTCTAATCCTTGTCATGGTTAGAGTTGATGACCAGCTTCTCACCCCtatgtattttttcctaagtAACCTGTCCTTCCTCGATATCTGTTACTCTAGCAATTCAGtaccttttttgttgttcaaTGGTTTAAAAGACGACCCCACCATTTTTTATACTAGCTGTTATGGTCAGATGACAATCACTATTTTTCTGGGGATGACAGAGTGTCTCCTCCTTGCTATCATGGTTTATGATAGATTTATTGCAATATCTAATCCTCTGTGTTACACCATCATTATGAACAACCAGGTCTGCATACAGTTGGCCATGGTGACTTGGGCCACTGCCTTCCTTTTAGCAATAATACTGATCATTGCAATTCCTGCCCATTTTTGTGGATGCAATGTCATCAATCAATTTACCTGTGAGGTCCAGGCCCTATTGAAGCTCACTGGCTCAAACACCCCAGTCAGACTTATTCTGGGTCTGGTCATAGGCATATTCACACTGCCCCTACCTTTTATCTTCATTCTCATCTCCTATACTCGCATTGTGGTTGTCATGCTAAGGATCCACTCTGCAGAGGGCAGGCTCAAAGTTTTTTCCACCTATAGGTCCCACCTGACTGTGGTCACCATATTTTATGGAACAGCCATCTACATGTACCTGAAACCTCAATTAAGGGAGTCCCAGGCCCAGGGTAAAGTCATCTCTGCATTTTATGGTGTTGTAACTTCTATGCTGAACCCCCTCATTTACACCTTGAGaaacaaagat GAAGAAGTTAGACAGGGTTCTCTCTGGAGAGAGAAATATGTTACATCTGGAAGTGGAGAACAAGCCCCAGGAAAGTTTCTGACACGAAATCAAGACTGGATGAATAGAAAGT caAACTGTTtcgattactacagctttgtagtgtatcttgaaatcttgGATCGTGATACCTCCAGCTTCGTTCTTCTTCCTCaaggttactttggctattctaggtctttcGTGGTTCCGTACaaactttag